The nucleotide sequence AGAACATTTCAGATATTCACACAAGCTATAAAAGGTGTAGAGGTACTTCAGTGAAGGTGACATTGATGAcactggaaaaaacaaacaatagaTTCAGACAGATAAGCATAGGCCCTTAGAATTTCCTTGTTTGACTTCATAAATAATAGTTCTGAAGAAAGAGGTTTGgtttactttgtttttaaattggtttGGGGGAACCACTGACCCACAGGCCAACCCACATCCTCCTTTCCTTGCCTCATCCCCTCCAGTTCCACACTGAGGCttgaaaaacaataattttatgcTGCATGGGGGTGGGGTTACAGTGGGTGAAGaaagagtttttaaaataaaggagtCTGGAAACTCATGTGTTTCCAGAGACAGAAAATGCCATTCCCATTAAacatttggcacacacacacacactttaacccACCTGCATCAATGAACCAACTCAGCTCCTCATTTTACACACAGGTGTTACCCATTTTGTGTGACCTGCTTTAAGGACTGGTTTGTTTCCTGAAGGTGTCAGGCCCAAATCTGACTTCCAGTTAGCACAACTTCTTCCCACTCCTTCCTAAACTGCAATGTAGATAGCTCATTTTCTTACATATTTACTGATGCAAGGACACCTGGTCTTCATACATAATCAGTACCAAAACGTAGTAACAAAACCATAACTTTAATTTATCAATTAATTTTACAAAATATATCTTGTCCTTCAAAAAAGATTATTTCCCTCACCTCAGGGTGACTTGGAACACATTAAAATCAGAGTACAAACATACCAACATtaaaactacaaaataaataGAAGGGGTGTGTGAGGACAGTGTATAAAAgctatttaattcaatgggacttctaaAATATATGcccaggattgcactgtaaatgagggatggggaacctttggcccttcagatgttgttagaacTCCAACTGATCAACATGGCCAGTTGTCATCAgggatcagtgtttcccaaacttgggtgtccagctggtttgggactacagttcccatcatccctaaccactggtcctgctaggtagggatgatgggagttgtagtccaacaacagctggagactcaagtttgggaaaccctgtcagGGATGAAGGCAGTTGCAGCCTAACAACACCTGGCAGGCCACAGTTTCCTTATCCCTGCTGTAAATTAATCTCTCGAGTGCTAGGCTATTGAAGGGTTGTTGTCTCAAGTTCATATTTCCAGttccctgttttccctgtttcatATGACTGTCAGGATAAACACAATTCTGTGTCAAAAACCTGTCTCAAGTCCTAGCAGGGTTTTGACCCAGCTTAATGgtaattaagagagagagagagagagagagagagagagagagagagagagagagagagagaagagtctgCTTATTAAGAAATATAGATGCAGGCAAGCCACAAGGTGACGGCTTCAACATAATTCTTTTTGCTGTACCTGAGCAGAGCGCAATATGCATTAAGTGAGGAGAAGAATCCACTAGGCTCCTTTAGTATGTCCTGGCTAGGCTTATGTACAGTTATTCAGACACAGCCCACATATCAGAGTGACTTTGGTCCAAAGGCATGGATTTCAGGACACACTTTTTGTTCAAGTATCTCAAAAAAGAAGCATCATTAAAAACAACTCACGCTACACATAACGAGGCTATATTCCTCTTTCTAACACACTGTGGAAGGCACTCCTTTTCATTTGTACCCGTTGACCAGAGAACTGTGGCATTACTGATGCTTCTAAGAAGTGAAAGAATTTCAGTAAAACCTCGGAAGAAGTAGGAAGGCATCACAAAAAGAGGCTTTTGAGGCAGAGGGATGAtgcaggggaagaggaaagggaaagggttatagcttggtggtagagcatttgctttttatgcagaaggtcccacattcaatcTGCAGCATTGCCAGGTACGGCTGACAATgtttcctgcttgaaaccctggagagccgctgccagtccgtgcagacaacactgggctAAGATGGACCAATTGGTCTGACATAGaggaaggcaacttcctatgtgtgCTTTTTGCTTCCCAGAAGTGCATCTCTGACATGCTGGTGAGAAAGTTTGGTTTTGTGCTCTTAAAAAGATCGCTGTCGTGGATGTAAGACACTAGAGGTAGGATCTGTTTTCTTCCCATTTTCATTTTTCTCACAAGATAAAAGCTCTCAGTTCTGCGCCTGAACTTATTTTCTCATAACTCCTAAATTCATGTTCTGACTTCTGTAGTACTGGAGGCTTCTCCTCGACATGCCTGGATAAAGTCTGTGCTGCGAGTGCAAATGTTCATCACATCTTCAGTTGCCGTCGGTTCCACATGCCCCGCTTGGAGTGGAAATGGTGGAAGAAGTTTCTGAGAGAGAGTCGTTCCACCTCCAGGCCGGCCTGAAAGATCctgtgggaggagagggaagaagagagaTTGGAACAAGAGGCTAACTAGAACTGCCTGCTTCTGTGGAACTTGGATTGGGAGGGTGGGGAAATCTTTAAAGCACCATGGGCCAGGTCTTTTCAGGATCAGAACTTTAAACTCTGATTAAGCAAGTGATCAGGAGGGTGGGAAGTTGGGACAGGAATGGCAGCCACAGGAAACTACCCCTCCAACTAAGAGTAAGGGGGACACTTCACTGGCAGTGGGTTTTTATTGgaccaatgggacttacttgtgaGTGAAGATATAAGATTGCTCTGTTTGCATGTGGGAGGAAGTTTTTTACAAGGTTGAAACTTGGTGCTTAATAACAGTTTggttaattgcttttatttgctAGTTGTTCCACGTTGTGCTTTTCCTCTTAGACTTCATCTatcattactgagctagatgaaccaatggtctgattcagtataaggcagcttcctatgagaaGAGAACCCATAGCCTATTGCTACCTATCTTCACTCACCGGTCCAGGAGTTCCcagtcctctcctccccactgttCCCCAAAGTCTCTGGTGTTCATGCCTCCAATGCGAACCAGATCTGACTTGTATATACCCAGGAGGCCAAAGCCGTTCACTTCCCAGTAGCCTATGAAAGCGAAACACAAAAGCATCAGCCACATCTACATGGTTTATTAGAAAAAATTAAAGTTCTCAGACTAACCTGTGGCACCCACTGGTCCAGACATGTAACAGATTAATAGGGAAACATCCAATTAAAAtcctctaaacacacacacacacacacacacacacacacacacacacacacactctaatgAGTTGCAACCACTCTTCATTGGGAAGTAATAGGATGCCGGAATGAAGACCCTGAATCTCCCCTCACTgatccctgctttgcaccctccctaaatggttttgcctggcaggaatgtGTCCAGGAACTCTGATactgcctcctgcttgcctggaaggagggTAGAGAGGAATGCATGATTATGCAAAAAAGTAGCCAACTAAGGAAAGTTCCAGAAGGGACTGCTGACTTTGGGCTGAGAAAGATTCCCCCAAACAGAATATTTTCCTTGTTTGTCATAGAACTACCCCCTCTGTTGTTATGAAACCACTGTTTTAACCATCCCTACAAGGCTAAAAAAGccttggactgcaaaaagatcaaacttatccatccttaaagaaatcagccctgagtgctcactggaaggacagatcctgaagttgaggctccagtactttggccacctcatgagaagagaagactccctagaaaagaccctgatgttgggaaagatggagggcacaaggagaaggggacgacagagggtgagaaggttggacagtgttcttgaaactaccaacatgagcttggccaaactgcgggaggcagtgaaagataggcatgcctggcgtgctctggtccatggggtcatgaagagtcagacacgactgaacgactggacaacaacaacaaggttaaACTATGAACTGCAGAAAACTGTGTTAGTGATAATGAGGAAGAAAGATGCCCAGAAGAATATGGGTTTTATGCGGAAAAAAACCTCCTCCCTGCAGCACCACTCTTCATTGCAGCACCTCACCATCAGGCCATTTTGGGGATGCACCACAGTGGAGCCTCATAACCATGGGTGCAAAGGCCATTTTCCCTTCCACACAGTGCTTCCGAATTGAGTCAATGATCCCTGGCGGGAAATGGATGTGAAGATCACACAGGAAAATGATGCTGTGCGAATCCTGTAATTAAACAGAGAAATGGAGCAGTCAGGTTGTTATCCACGGTACACTCACACACGTGGAGAAAGGCTCACAGAAATGCCCATTCAAGGAAGATGTGAACATCACGCATCATCATGCAACACCCTCCAGCTCAAAGACAACTTCTTATATGCAGAACAAACCTGTCAGAtacctgaagtgtgtgtgtgtgtgtgtgtgtgtagtttttccACTACTATAGGCAGATTTTTTTTATGGATGAGCCACTCTTTCAGTTAGAAAGATGAACCCAAATGTTCAACCTACATCTACTTCCATGTGGTTTATGTTCATTCAGCCATAGAGCATCTTGCCTTACCTGCAGAAGGCCTCAATCTCtatcatctccaggtaaggcttggATTATGCCACCTGAATCCCTAGAGAGTCAGAGCAGGCAaggctgatccccccccccacactctttAGCACTccatcagagcaaatgtcaattcaggttttctgcagattgacatttgctccaattgtgTGCTACAGAGCTGGTTTTCATAGAGAAAGCTCCAGAGCAAAGAAAACTTTATATTAAACCCCTTTCAATCATTCTGAAACCACCTAACATTTGGCAGCTGAGGCTCTTTAgctcagccttccccagcttgcTGCCTTCCATAcactttggaccacaactcccattaccatcagccagcatggccaatggtcaggggtgatggcagttgtagttcacaacatctgCCCTAGCCAACTATCACTCACCTTCACTAGGTTTATCCCAGCCTGCAGGCCTGCAGAGCGCTGAAAGTTCCCTGTTAACCGCAAATATTGGTACCTGAAGACAAGAAATGGGTTATATTTTTTACAGACAAAGTTAGGCtttgtaaggttctacacttaggcaggaagaatcagctgcacaaatataagatgggggacgcCTGGCTTTCCAGTAgtatgtgtgaaaaggatctgggggttgtagtagaccacaagctgatgCGGCAGCAAAACcagttaatgctattctaggctgcaacaACCGAAGTATAtgctaagagttgtttgacagtggaatggactcccctgggagtttgtggactctccttcactggaggttttaaagcagaggttgggtggccatctgtcatagatgctttagtggagattcctgcattgtagggggttggactagttgaccctcaaggtcccttccaactcttaagattttgtgagttaggattattattattgcatcagTCCCTTATATGCTTCAAATATGCTGGCCCATGTACCTGTTCACAAATGCAATAAATCTGCTCTCACCTGCGCAATGAGGACTTTTTCAGAGCCTTTTCTACATCCATATCATCACTGCTGTAGTCTGTGATGATGACGTTGAAATAGGGGTCCTTAGTAACCCTGAACAGCTCTTCCATGTCAGAAATGAACTGCAGCACCCAACGTGCCTGGTTTTTCACTGTTTGGCACCGGGaacaaagagaagaagagaatgaGGGCAGAGTTGGTTTTAAAGGATGGTGTTGTGTCCCAAGGGGGCAAGACACACGCATACACAATTTGCTTCCTGTTCTAGTAAACGGGCATGGCTCTATAGTAAACGGGCATGGCTctaaacgccatttaccttctcgctgcagcagtacctatttatctacttgcaccggcgtgcttttgaactgctaggttggcaggagctaggtcagagcaatggcagctcagtggtttagaccacagtgccacctgcgtcccagatgGGAACTAAAAATACTGTTCTATAATGTAGGATACAGCATATAAACTCAAAGGGAAATTATGGTTGAGACTTTTCATCTCCCTGATATAGCACCTCTACCAGGTGAAGTACAGGTGGCAGAAGCCAAAAATCCCATCAATTCTCCATTGCAGCTATTTTGACAAGACCATAAAGCTGTCACATCCCCCTTACCTGGCACTATGAAGTGGACAACGGCACGATGGTTCCAGGAAAAGCCTGCTGGCCAGCACAGGGCTGGCTCAGTTTTTCTGGCCAACAAGTGGCGCTGGCGGCCCCATGCCAGATCCTTCATAATACCCTCCTCCTCACCGCTGCTGCTACCATGCCAGTCCCGTGCAAATATGTATTCTGAGAAACGGACAATGCGCTTATCCCGTGccaccagctccagctccagAAGGTAGCGGCTGCCTCGCAGGTGGTCCTGCCGCTTCTCTACATTGACGACGCGCAGCAGTTGGAATCGCCTGAAATTGGcatgaagggccacagctcagtggcagagcagatgtgttgcaagcagaaggtgtcaggttcaagccctggcttctccagggatGGCCTGGGAATGTTCCCAGTTTGAACACTTGGGAAGCCCCTGCCTATGAGGACAAGACTGAGCTGGATgaagcaatggtctgacttggtataaggtgtCCTCCTATTGTGCGAAGGAATTGTGTCTTCCTATGTATGCCTACCAACCGTGATGGCTATATTCAATGTCAGAGATAGTATCCCTCTGAACACCAACTGCTAGGAATTGCAGGTCTGGCTTAGAGATATTGAGTTGTGTATTATTTTGGTATTGTAAATATCATTTAAGACTCTTAAGTATTAGAAGGTGTTgaatttttgtaaaccacatacAGAGTTATTTAGTTTGTGATATACTTCTCCGTAAGTGGTATTGAGCTTTGTGGAGGAAATGCAGGtcgttgtgctcaggtcctgcttgcaggcttcccaacagacactggttggccagtgtgagaacaggatgctgctttagatgggccaatggcctgatccagcagccttttcTAATGTAGCACCACGTTTGCACACCAGGTTCTTAGGCCGTGTCTGACCAAGCACCAGGTCCACAGGCCTGATGCACAAAACATTTGCACTGTACCCTTTGCCTAATTTTTGCTTTCACTGCAAGAGATCAGCCAGATACTAATGCCTTCGCCATGCCAATGTTTTCCCCCCAACTATGTTCAGCCACCAACCCTTTCAaagctaaaataaaaatagcaagttCCATAACAAGATAAGACAACTCCTACCTCCCAAACAAACTTGCCTAATATCCTGCAGTAGTCTTCAACCAGACCCAAGGCCCGCCGCAGATTCCCAACCTGTAGTGTTGACAGCCCCCTTTCAGCCCTTCCCTGCTTTGCAACCATCCCATACTGGCCACAGGCCTTAGGACCCTCTGGGCTTGTCAAGTGACTAGGACCAAGCATTGGCCAGGTCCACCCAGCTGTCCCTAAACTGACTCCCTCTAGATGTTGTCTGACTCCATCAGCGCCAGACAATGTGGccggtggtcaggaatgatgacaGCTGGGGCCCTGtagaatctggagggcacctgctgAGGGGAGACTGGTCCAGTCCTAAGCAGCTGAAGGTCAGCACCCTTGACTGAACTCCTTGTAACTCCACCCTCCAGCTATTGACTCTGTTGATGCAGAGAGTAAGGAATTACaggttagtgttggactaggacttgagagaccagggttcaaatccccgctcggtcatgggtgaccttgggccagtcgttggcctcaaagggttgttgtggggatcaaatgagGAGGTAGAGaatcatgtacaccactttgagctccttggacgaaaaggtgtgatataaatgcagTGAATAAAACAAAGGTTCCAAGTTTAAGTCTGTGGCACTCAATATGACAGTGAAAATGCCAAAAGATAAAGACCAGGTGAAATCAGAGCTCGTTCCTAGCTCCCCAAGACTACAGAATAACATATCCAAACATCTCTTTTTCACAATGAGATCTGACAGCATTTCTAGCTACCTATCCAGACCCAAAGAGTCTGTTCCATGCTGCAGTTGCCAGCCTTAATAAGGACCAGAGAGATTCTGCAAGGTGACTATTGGCTTACCCTTTGTTCTTCtggttgagcttctttaggaatGCATGAGTGACCTCAAGGGCTTCCTTCTCTTTTAACAGCAGGTTCCCTGAAGTGTTGCACTTCAGGTCAATCCAGTCTGTCCGCAGCACCTGGAAATCCAAGTTACTCGCCCTGAAAGTCTGCTGCCAGTTCACTAGTCGGTCAAATGCAGGCATGTAATGAAACTCCTTTTCTTCGTttacttccccttcctcctcctcctcctcctcctcctcctctttctcctgttCCTCGACCACTACCACCTTTTCTTCATCCTCCGCCTTGTGCACTGCTGGCTGGGCAGAATCAGTCCTGACAGGTGTCTGGGGATCCAGATCCACTCTTCCTAAAATGACATTCGCAGCATCTGCCGCCTTGTGCTGGGCTATATACGAATCTACTTGGTTAAGCCACTGGTCCTCATGAGCAGGCTGTTCCTGGAGGGCTGCCTTCCCTGCTCCTTTGTCAAGCACCTGGGATTGCCTCCTTGTTTTTGTGGTTTCTAATGATGACAGGTCCATGTTTCCGTTTGCGTTAAAACCCAAGGTCTCTCTTGGGATCCTTCCAGCTGAATCCCTGCGACTGATGGGATTTTGTTCCCCAGTCCCTTTGGTCCTTTTGTTAGTCTGCATGCCCtcatctcctcctttcctcttggTAGCTGGCAACTCGTGGGCGCTTCTGTCGCGGTGAGGAGAGCTTTTGGAGTTCTCTTGATTTCTGCTGTTCAGATACAGCCTTCCTACTGGTGAATTTATTTCTGGGGTGGTTTTATTGTTGACCAATGTCATTACCCGCTTTTTAGCAGCATTGCTCTGTGTACCTTTCCCAGCCACTGACAGGAGAGCCCGAGGCTTTAGTGGGGAATAATCATAAACATTGGCGTACTCCGCTGCCAGGATGGGACCTCTTTCTACTTTGGGTCTGGAGGAGCTTAATGGAGGGTGCATGTCATCTGGGTCTTCATACTGAACATCATCAAAATTTTCTCCTTCATAGCCTGAAAAGATCGAACACAATTACACATCGTGtgccttggttgttttttttttttttttctctctctctcttcttaatTTTGGAGTAATTCTAAACTCAACTTACATGGTGACCAGGGCTTCAtacagaccatacatttaaagcacatggcttcccccaaagaatcctgggaaatggtgtttcccactcacagagctattgttcccagcacctttaacaaactacagttcccatgactaTTTGGGGGaattcatgtgctttaaaggtacagtgtttATGCAGTCTGAATGTACTGCAAAGTGCAATACTGGTGAGACTCCAGCCATCCATCATCTTAATTTCCAGAGGC is from Lacerta agilis isolate rLacAgi1 chromosome 10, rLacAgi1.pri, whole genome shotgun sequence and encodes:
- the B4GALNT3 gene encoding beta-1,4-N-acetylgalactosaminyltransferase 3 encodes the protein MRSRPSQLGKVLRRRFRLVLVFGVLAVALCAAYLELVVLADGGGHPLNRRYGSWSELAKALRTQDSPIVDPSLQFYLPQKPENLVHSRVNRRSNNKTDPATLINSAPWRPEFQGQVNLHVFEDWCGGSVEQLRRNLHFPLHPHTRTTLKKLAASPKWTNYGLRIFGYLHPFSDGEFQFAISADDNAEFWLSPGENILDLQLLASVGKTGKEWTAPGEFGKFKSQKSRPVKLSSMSKYYFEVLHKQDDKGSDHVVVAWKLNDPETKFAVIDSESLSLYANETLLKMDEVGHIPQTLATNPKQIMYNQGAMEHSADMLEPDPRDTIYKLPLVRKSQLRKILPDCPYKPSYLVNGFPLERYQGLQFVHLSFVYPNDYTRLTHMETHNKCFYQENESFLNRFGFFRYMKMDKPEGTNSDYEETTKLPGYEGENFDDVQYEDPDDMHPPLSSSRPKVERGPILAAEYANVYDYSPLKPRALLSVAGKGTQSNAAKKRVMTLVNNKTTPEINSPVGRLYLNSRNQENSKSSPHRDRSAHELPATKRKGGDEGMQTNKRTKGTGEQNPISRRDSAGRIPRETLGFNANGNMDLSSLETTKTRRQSQVLDKGAGKAALQEQPAHEDQWLNQVDSYIAQHKAADAANVILGRVDLDPQTPVRTDSAQPAVHKAEDEEKVVVVEEQEKEEEEEEEEEEGEVNEEKEFHYMPAFDRLVNWQQTFRASNLDFQVLRTDWIDLKCNTSGNLLLKEKEALEVTHAFLKKLNQKNKGRFQLLRVVNVEKRQDHLRGSRYLLELELVARDKRIVRFSEYIFARDWHGSSSGEEEGIMKDLAWGRQRHLLARKTEPALCWPAGFSWNHRAVVHFIVPVKNQARWVLQFISDMEELFRVTKDPYFNVIITDYSSDDMDVEKALKKSSLRRYQYLRLTGNFQRSAGLQAGINLVKDSHSIIFLCDLHIHFPPGIIDSIRKHCVEGKMAFAPMVMRLHCGASPKWPDGYWEVNGFGLLGIYKSDLVRIGGMNTRDFGEQWGGEDWELLDRIFQAGLEVERLSLRNFFHHFHSKRGMWNRRQLKM